Proteins co-encoded in one Arachis hypogaea cultivar Tifrunner chromosome 13, arahy.Tifrunner.gnm2.J5K5, whole genome shotgun sequence genomic window:
- the LOC112791926 gene encoding uncharacterized protein isoform X2 gives MTEKERSDVEFKVLLMERITLVSIAIVTGSIWWSCAAHNVATCPSTDDPHTWSFIYLVLFTYTIMPAFYVFRWFYTAVATTEMSPWVGRILFILERLLVMVMPAAVPQGSIFVNPTLLMYFLSLLVTGAYFLCCLHRFLFFVDSNNYCSDKTGINSAKREEEEKDHDNGKYHEKEEEEEEEEVHTSDDEFKEVEEEEEEEEEEEEDADSTISEWLSKKTNKECSKCEAMLGEWHLAFEKMEKLAAMFMEDAMTEAKKRQQQLEEFYKKEKSKLDQEIQALNQEKQELLDIIEELTKSEEEARDLYEKEKKRAGARKAFISNKRSRRF, from the exons ATGACAGAAAAAGAAAGGTCAGATGTTGAGTTCAAGGTTTTGTTGATGGAGCGCATTACGTTGGTTTCCATCGCCATCGTCACTGGTTCAATATGGTGGTCATGTGCAGCACACAACGTGGCCACTTGCCCTAGCACTGATGATCCTCACACGTGGTCGTTTATTTATCTGGTGCTGTTTACCTACACCATCATGCCCGCATTCTACGTGTTCCGGTGGTTCTATACCGCGGTGGCCACCACTGAGATGTCACCGTGGGTAGGGAGAATTCTCTTCATTCTGGAGAGGTTGCTGGTGATGGTTATGCCTGCTGCGGTTCCCCAGGGATCCATCTTTGTTAATCCAACTCTCTTAATGTATTTCTTGTCTCTTCTTGTTACTGGCGCATACTTCCTCTGCTGCCTCCATCGATTTTTATTCTTT GTTGACAGTAATAACTACTGTTCTGATAAAACCGGTATAAATTCCgccaaaagagaagaagaagaaaaggatcaTGATAATGGAAAATACCacgaaaaggaagaggaagaggaagaggaagag GTTCACACAAGTGATGATGAATTCAAAGAagtagaggaagaggaagaggaagaggaagaggaagaggaggatgcCGACTCTACGATTTCGGAGTGGCTAAGTAAGAAGACGAATAAAGAATGTTCCAAGTGTGAGGCAATGTTGGGTGAATGGCACTTAGCATTTGAGAAGATGGAAAAATTGGCCGCAATGTTTATGGAAGATGCCATGACGGAAGCAAAGAAAAGGCAACAACAATtggaagaattttataaaaaagagAAATCAAAATTGGATCAAGAAATCCAAGCTTTGAACCAAGAAAAACAGGAATTGCTCGATATAATAGAAGAACTAACAAAGTCAGAGGAAGAAGCCAGAGATTTGtacgaaaaagagaaaaaaagagcggGAGCAAGAAAAGCTTTCATCAGCAATAAAAGAAGCCGAAGATTTTAG
- the LOC112791926 gene encoding uncharacterized protein isoform X1, producing the protein MTEKERSDVEFKVLLMERITLVSIAIVTGSIWWSCAAHNVATCPSTDDPHTWSFIYLVLFTYTIMPAFYVFRWFYTAVATTEMSPWVGRILFILERLLVMVMPAAVPQGSIFVNPTLLMYFLSLLVTGAYFLCCLHRFLFFVDSNNYCSDKTGINSAKREEEEKDHDNGKYHEKEEEEEEEEVHTSDDEFKEEEEEEEEGEEVHTSDDEFKEVEEEEEEEEEEEEDADSTISEWLSKKTNKECSKCEAMLGEWHLAFEKMEKLAAMFMEDAMTEAKKRQQQLEEFYKKEKSKLDQEIQALNQEKQELLDIIEELTKSEEEARDLYEKEKKRAGARKAFISNKRSRRF; encoded by the exons ATGACAGAAAAAGAAAGGTCAGATGTTGAGTTCAAGGTTTTGTTGATGGAGCGCATTACGTTGGTTTCCATCGCCATCGTCACTGGTTCAATATGGTGGTCATGTGCAGCACACAACGTGGCCACTTGCCCTAGCACTGATGATCCTCACACGTGGTCGTTTATTTATCTGGTGCTGTTTACCTACACCATCATGCCCGCATTCTACGTGTTCCGGTGGTTCTATACCGCGGTGGCCACCACTGAGATGTCACCGTGGGTAGGGAGAATTCTCTTCATTCTGGAGAGGTTGCTGGTGATGGTTATGCCTGCTGCGGTTCCCCAGGGATCCATCTTTGTTAATCCAACTCTCTTAATGTATTTCTTGTCTCTTCTTGTTACTGGCGCATACTTCCTCTGCTGCCTCCATCGATTTTTATTCTTT GTTGACAGTAATAACTACTGTTCTGATAAAACCGGTATAAATTCCgccaaaagagaagaagaagaaaaggatcaTGATAATGGAAAATACCacgaaaaggaagaggaagaggaagaggaagaggttcACACAAGTGATGATGAAttcaaagaggaagaggaggaggaggaggagggggaggagGTTCACACAAGTGATGATGAATTCAAAGAagtagaggaagaggaagaggaagaggaagaggaagaggaggatgcCGACTCTACGATTTCGGAGTGGCTAAGTAAGAAGACGAATAAAGAATGTTCCAAGTGTGAGGCAATGTTGGGTGAATGGCACTTAGCATTTGAGAAGATGGAAAAATTGGCCGCAATGTTTATGGAAGATGCCATGACGGAAGCAAAGAAAAGGCAACAACAATtggaagaattttataaaaaagagAAATCAAAATTGGATCAAGAAATCCAAGCTTTGAACCAAGAAAAACAGGAATTGCTCGATATAATAGAAGAACTAACAAAGTCAGAGGAAGAAGCCAGAGATTTGtacgaaaaagagaaaaaaagagcggGAGCAAGAAAAGCTTTCATCAGCAATAAAAGAAGCCGAAGATTTTAG